In the Methanothermobacter sp. K4 genome, ATGGTCCCTTCGGCCCTTAAATCTGAGGTCTCCAGTGTATACTATTGCCTCCTCTGATTCTATCATGTACGCGCAGGACCCTGGAACCGAATGGTCAACCGGTGCCGGTGTGATGCTGAACTCACCTGCCTCAGACCTTTTGTATGGTTTTAAGATCCTCACTGGCCTTTCTATCTTAATCTTATCCCTCTTATGTGTTGTGCCGCCCCTGAAGGTCTTTTTTTCAGAAAAATGAAATTTAGGTTTGTAATGAAGGAATTCGCCACCACTCTGAGATGTTTCATCAAGGGCCTTCAGTATAAGAAAGCTCTCCTCCAGCATGTAGAAGGGTATATCGTGACGTATGTACTTTAGGCATCCTGCATGGTCAAGGTGAGGGTGGCTCAGGAGCACACCTGATACCGCGGGCTTCTCCTCAAACTTCATTCCAAGGTACCTGACCTGGTCCTCACGGTACACCCCTCTTATCCTTGGGAGGGCCCCAAGCTCCATGAGGTCACCGAGACCGTTGAAGCTCCTTGGCTGCAGGAACTCATCAAAGTAGAGTTTCTCAATATTGAACCTCATCCCGAAGTCCAGGAATAGCCCATCACCCTTGCAGGATACCTCTATCCTGTTACCACCGATCTCATCAACTCCACCATAAAATCTGAAATCCACCATGAACCCCCTTCAGAGTTATTCTCTTCCATGCAAGTATACCGAGGATGAAGTAAAGAAGAAGGAAAACAAGCACACACCCCCAGAACTCCCCTGCAGCAATCATCATCCATACAATTACCCCTTTTTTATGACTCAAAATATTTAATGGCTAGGACACCATCCATCAGAGCCCCACTCATTAAACAGGAATTAACCAGTATATTAAACATAATTTATTTATATAATTTAAAAATTTCCAATTTTTTCTGATTTAAAATTTAATAGAATATGTTAAAGGTTAAATGATGGGTGCGAAACGGATGAGTTACTGCGTTATAGTCCCATATTACGAAGAAGGTGTGCCCGGGTAAAACCCCACGAAATTCATGACCTGAACTTAAATAAGAAATGAACGGGAATATAAAAATGGGGGTTTAAATGGAGAGAATATTTATCTTTTTAATGATATGCATATCTGTTCTTGCATTTTCTGGCTGTGCAAACAGTGAAGAATTATCAGAAGAGACCGGTACCTGTATCAGAGGCCCCTGATCTTGTAGCCTCCACACTGATAACTGCGGCGGTACTGTTAAGGGTATCCTGGTGGGAGAGGACATGGTAGCGGCTACCCACAAGGTACGGGATGTATACTATCTGGTGGTAGCTGTCGGGTTCAAGTGATGTTCTCTCTGGTGTGAAAAGGGGGAATGTGAATGGGTCCTCACCGGCCCCGAAGGCTATCAGTCTAACCGTGTAGAGTGGTTTCCTTTTACTGTACCTCTCTGCAAGGCCTATGAGTACTGCAAGACCTGTCGCATCGTCGTTGGCACCCTCAACAAAGGTCGATGTTAATGTATCACGTGGAGTATCAAGGTCGGCGCATATCACCACCTCCCTCTCTGAGAGGCCCTCAACGGTTCCAATCACGTTCCTGGATGTTTTAACATCACCTGACCTCAGTGAGTAATATTTGAATTCCTGGACCTCTGTTTTAAGTCCGTATTTCCTGAACTGCGCTGCCAGGTAACCTGCAGCCTCTGCCTCTGCAGGGGAACCTGCTGGCCGCGGCCCTATATCCTTGCTCAGGTACCTCACCTGGCCTGTGAGATTAACTGCTTCTACAGCATTAAGCTGGTAAAGGACAAGTAGGAGTACAAGAAGTGAGACTATTTCCCTTTTCATCAATTGTTTCTATGTTCCCCGGGAACCTTAAATTTATTCAGGAATTTAAAGGCATGGGTGATGAATTGTCAGAAGATGATGAATGGTATTTATAATTCCACATGATAATATTTATTCAGGTGAAACTATGGAGATGACAAAGTGTCTCAATGAGTGGAATCCTGTGGTGGAGGCCCTTGGTGAGGGTATTCAGACCCTCCTTATCAGGAAGTACAGAACATCAGCTGAGAGATTCCTCCTCTACCCCACAAGAAGTTATGCCATGAACGATGACTTTCTGGGGGCCTTCAAGGCTGAGTACCATGATTTTGTAAGTGAAAGGAAGCTCCCTGAGATGAGGGACGATGTGGCGGAGGTCAGGTACCTTGCAGAGGTTGTTGATGTTATGGAAAGGCCCTCAAATCGTCTTGGAAGGTTCAGTGATTATCATATATGGAGCCCGGAGCACGTCAGATCCTACCTCGGCTCAAGGGGGTATGTGTGGATTCTCAGGGTCTTCAGGCTGAGGGAGCCTGTCTTCACAGCGAGGACGAGGGGCATGGTCTATGCCAATACCCTGAAACCCGTTGATATATCCCTGGCTGAACCTGTTATAGGCGATGATGAGTTCAGTTCAATCCTTGAGGAACTCAGGGGTTGAATCATAATTATACTCAACACCATAAACCTGTTCAGATAGTGGGGAGCGGTGCTGAACCCTGAAGTTATTACCTAACAACACAGTTAGACGTACACTTCAAGTGTAAAAAAGTACACTTTATGAGAACCAGTGTTTTTTCTTCATAAAATTGGGAAAAAATAAAAAATTAATTAATATTAGTTTCTCCCAGTCCCAAGGAAGTATCCGACACCAACAAGGGCGACCAGTGCTATAACACCGATTATAGCGTATACTGGCATTCCGGTACTGGAACCCTGAGCAGCAGTTGCCCTGCTCACCTCATAGGCCTTCCCGGCGTCAGTACCAGGTGACTCCTGGGAGGCACTGGTAACCTCAGAACCTGAAGTCCCAGCATCACTGGGCCTTCCAGTGGCCCTATCTGATGATGGGGTTCGCCCGGCTGAGGTTGACCCTGTACCTGGCTCTCCTGGGTTCGGGGTTGAGGGGACATCAGGGTTGGATCCTCCTGATGGGGCGAATGCTGAGCTCTTTGTGGCAGCATACAGTTTCTCCTTAACCCTTGCAAGGAGGTCCGGGTTGAGGTACTGCATGGCCCACTCCATCATGGCAATGTTGCCGCAGCTGCAGTCACAGCAGGCAACACCATTCTCTGCTATAGCCTCTGCCCATGTGGTGGCTATCAGGCGCCTTGTGGCATCATCAGCATTCCAGTACCCGCGGTGTATTGCTGTGAGCATGGTACCTGTCATGCTTATGAGTGCATAGCTATTCTTACCCCTTGAAAGCCATTCCCTGACACCAATGCCATATCTGTCCTTGAGGTAGACATCCACCGTCTCCTTCCACATCCACTCGGAAACAGTCTCGGGACTCATAACATTCCATCCCCAGAGGTTGGCCACGAAGTTGTTTGAGATCTCCCTTGCACCTGCATATCCGCTCTGCATCATCCCCTGTATCCACCTGGGATTGTAGTAGCGGGACTGCATCTCCCTGTAGAGGAACTGGCCAAGGGTCTCTATTCTGGAAGCCGATGGGTTCACCTGGTTTATTATGTACATCCCGGGTATCCTGCCACCTGCAGCCTCCACTGCAAGCCTGAAACCACCTAGGAATTCGAAGTTATGGTCCACGTCCAGAACTCCATAGAGATTTGTTGACCTTGAGTGGTAGACGCCCTCAACGTCCCGTAACCTCATTGTCAGGACCTCTTCAAGGTCCACTCCCCAGCCATCCTCGCTCAGTGCATACTTCATGCTGTCGATGTAGAGTTTTCCAAGGTCCAGTCTTTCATCCCATGTCCAGTCCTGCTGAACAGCCTCAGGGAGTCTGGTGCCATAGTTACCGAGGGATGGTCCAAATAGCCGGGATATTGCGGCGATTCCAGCATCCTCAGGTTTCATTCCAAGTTTAATGAGCGCCTTGACGTCTGAGAGCCAGTGCCTTGCAATGGGGTTCTTATCGAGTGGGTCGCTACCAGGGATGAATAACCCTGCTTTCTGGATGCTTGAAACCGAGGCGTTGAGTGCCGCGAGGAGTTTTGTCCTGTTATCTGTTGTTTCCTGATTTATAGCTGCCATCAGTGTATTGAAGGATGCCGCAAGTGCCACCCTTGATGCACGGTCCAGGAGAACCCCCAGGAGCGGGAAGGTCTCCCTGAATATCCCTGAGGTGGTCATCAGGACATCCACCCTTGACCTGTTGAGCTGTGCCAGTGGTGTTGCCCTCACACCCATGACGGAACCCCCATATCCATAGATGGGTTCGAGTCCCATGAGCCTCAGGATGAATGCAACTGTTGCTCCCTTGTCGTTCTGGGTTTCTGTGGCCCATATGACAACACCCAGCTGTTCAGGGGTTGCATTGTATGATCGCAGGGCCTCATCTGCAAGTTTTGACCCCCTGATCCATGCAGCCTGTGTTGGAAGGAGTGATGGGTCCTCACCATACAGATTTCCCCCTGTTGGGACTGCCGATGGGTTTCTGATCGGGTCTCCCCCTGCGGTGGGGGGTATGTATCCTCCGCCAAGGGCCCTTAGGAGCATCTGCCTCTCCCTTGCACCTGAACCCTTGATGTTCAGAACATCATTGAGTGTCAGGTTGAGGGCCGTTATCTCTGTGGCTGTTAGATTTCTTCCAAGTGACAGCTGGAGTTCCGATATGACCGTCTGAAGTGATCTTCCACCGTAGAAATCCTTTATGATCATATCCACTGTCCTGTTTACCCCCGAGAGTGCCTGTATCACTGATATGAAGGTGGTGTTACTCACGGTTATCCTGGGTACTGTTGCCATGGATCTGACCATTGTGGTAACCTGGCTCTCATTCCAGTCCCTGCCAAAGACGTAGAGACCCAGCGGCATCATTGTACCCTCAAGTTCCCTTATGTAGTCGTCTATCCTGTCAACCAGTTCATCGGGGTCCACGTTGAGGTCAATTACTGTCTCAAGGTGGAGTCTGGCTGCCCTCTCCCTTATCAGTTTTATCTCCTCTGACCTGTTGCCTGGTGCTGCATGGTACTGGTCTATCAGGGTTTTGAGTGCCGCGATGTCACCGTAAACTCCGGTTGCCTCCATTGGTGGGGTAAGGTGGCTTATGCTCACAGCCAGACCCCTTCTCTTGGCATGTATGACTTCACCGACACCGTCCATGATGTAGATGTATATGCATGGCACCCTTCCAAGACATATGTCCGGGTAGTCTGCCCCTGAGAGCGCTGATTCCTTTCTGGGGAGCCACTCATAGGTTCCGTGGCGTCCGAGATGTATCATTGAATCGGCACAGAATTCTGTCTGAAGGTATGCATAGAATGCCAGGTACTGGTGGTGTGGGGGGACTATCTGGCTGTGGTAGAGTTTATCAGCGTCACCCTCCCAGCCGCGCTGTGGCTGTGGAGCCATAAAGACGTTTCCATAGAACATCCCTGGTATCACCATGTATTTCCTGCCGTTTTTCTCAACGGTCATGATGTTGCCGGGAGGAGCACCCCAGCCACATAGTCCAGGAACCCTGAGTGCCAGGAACGCTGACTTTGCACTGTAGAATTCGTTCCACCTGTTAAGGCCGTTTAGGATGTCCTTAAGGGCACTGTAGGCCCTTAAAACATGACCCCTGGCCTCTGAGGCTTTGCTGATCTGCATGTCATCTATTGTCGTGATCAGTGACTTCTGCCACCTTTCCAGTGTGTCCGGTAGTCTGGGGTTGTTAACGCTGTATCTGAAGAGTGCTTCAATGTAACCGAATGGTCCCTCCTCTATCTCCTTTCTTGCAATTTCCGGGAGCCTGCCGTACCATTCCATGTACTTCTCCACGTCCCAGAGTACGGTTGCATTGGCAAGTCTCTCGAGTTCCCCTGGAGCCCAGTTTGCAATGTTAAGGCCACGGTTCATCATCTCTGTTATGAGTTCATCCACTCCGCCAGGCACGCCCCTAACAGTGTAACCGTTCTCTCTGAGCAGCCCGAGTATCTCAAGTATGGAGGATGGTCCGTCGAGGTAACTTGCACCTGCAAGGTTCTGCTTCCCTGGTGGGTAGTTGTAGTAGATGAGTGCAACCCTTTTATCCGCGTTCTGTGTGTACCTGAGTTTAATCCAGGCTGCAATCCTGTCTGCAAAGGTTTCAACCCTCTCATCTATGGGCTGGTAGAATTCAACCTCAAGTCCTGTTAATGGGTCCAGTGATTTTCTTGTTGAGCTTGTTACCATTGTGAGTATCTGGCCCTGGAATTCAGGCAGGACTATCTGGCTTGTTATGCTGGTGAAGTCCATTCCAGCGTCAGAAATGTACCATGCATCCTCGTTGTCGGCCACGTTGAGTGGTCTGAAGACAAGGATATTGTTATCAAGGACCATTTTCTCGGCAATCGCTGCAGTTGCACCACCCAGTTTGAATGACTGGAGTGTTATGAGGCCCTGAATTCTTGTCCTGTTCTGTGAGTCGAAGAAGTAGCTCCTCATGGCATTTATGACCGGTGTTCCGTCAACGGGGTTCCCCTGGGCTATTGTGGCTATAACGTTTATGCTCCTTGATTCCATTTCACCTATGAGTCTGTCGAGCATGAGGAGGTCCCCGCGTTCCCATGTGAGGGCCATCCATGATGTTATACCCACCGTTGGTCTTCCTGGAATCAGGAACTGCTCGTAGTCTGTGAAGTTGTAGTAGAGCCTTCCGTTGCGGTAGAGGGCGTACTTTGGCACTATGACTGGTTCACGGAATGTGTATCCCCTCCCAGGGAATGCCAGGGCTATGAGGTACATGAGGCCCTCCTCCCTGTTCTCGGGGGATGCTGTGTCTGATGTCTTGTATTCCTGGAACTTCAGATAGGATGCCATTGCAGGGTATGCTGCCGGGAGTTCCCTTAAAACCATGAGGGGTGTCTTTGGTGGTACAGCCCTTGATACCGATTCGAATATGGCCTGCAGCTGACTGTCGGTCAGTTCAGTACCATTTGCATCAACGAAGCGTGTGTTGCTTATGTTTGTAAGCCTTGCAACCGGGAAGCAGTAGTATGGGTTGGGGTAGGCTGCTATTATCTTGCCGTTGAGTTTTCCCTGGCTCTTCATTGACATGAGGAGGTCGGGTACAGGCCCGTTTGGGCCGTTAACAGTCTGGACGTTGCTGATGTATATGAGGTCAGCCCATTCAATTAGCTGAGCAGTCTCTGTCAGGTTAAGCTTTGCCTGGTCAGTATTTCTTACCTTCACTGTGATCTCAGGGTGCTTCTGCA is a window encoding:
- a CDS encoding M28 family peptidase is translated as MKREIVSLLVLLLVLYQLNAVEAVNLTGQVRYLSKDIGPRPAGSPAEAEAAGYLAAQFRKYGLKTEVQEFKYYSLRSGDVKTSRNVIGTVEGLSEREVVICADLDTPRDTLTSTFVEGANDDATGLAVLIGLAERYSKRKPLYTVRLIAFGAGEDPFTFPLFTPERTSLEPDSYHQIVYIPYLVGSRYHVLSHQDTLNSTAAVISVEATRSGASDTGTGLF
- a CDS encoding cobaltochelatase subunit CobN, which produces MKNPENLTDSEGRFTFTGVNDNSQVVWVDPLTLPDRYRINETLRLTLHPSSNASVRAGDVVLEASFISSTITGRLYADLNRNSVFDDRDEALAGVRVVDPPEIRFLIISWPTEAGQLLQPVKNIMQKHPEITVKVRNTDQAKLNLTETAQLIEWADLIYISNVQTVNGPNGPVPDLLMSMKSQGKLNGKIIAAYPNPYYCFPVARLTNISNTRFVDANGTELTDSQLQAIFESVSRAVPPKTPLMVLRELPAAYPAMASYLKFQEYKTSDTASPENREEGLMYLIALAFPGRGYTFREPVIVPKYALYRNGRLYYNFTDYEQFLIPGRPTVGITSWMALTWERGDLLMLDRLIGEMESRSINVIATIAQGNPVDGTPVINAMRSYFFDSQNRTRIQGLITLQSFKLGGATAAIAEKMVLDNNILVFRPLNVADNEDAWYISDAGMDFTSITSQIVLPEFQGQILTMVTSSTRKSLDPLTGLEVEFYQPIDERVETFADRIAAWIKLRYTQNADKRVALIYYNYPPGKQNLAGASYLDGPSSILEILGLLRENGYTVRGVPGGVDELITEMMNRGLNIANWAPGELERLANATVLWDVEKYMEWYGRLPEIARKEIEEGPFGYIEALFRYSVNNPRLPDTLERWQKSLITTIDDMQISKASEARGHVLRAYSALKDILNGLNRWNEFYSAKSAFLALRVPGLCGWGAPPGNIMTVEKNGRKYMVIPGMFYGNVFMAPQPQRGWEGDADKLYHSQIVPPHHQYLAFYAYLQTEFCADSMIHLGRHGTYEWLPRKESALSGADYPDICLGRVPCIYIYIMDGVGEVIHAKRRGLAVSISHLTPPMEATGVYGDIAALKTLIDQYHAAPGNRSEEIKLIRERAARLHLETVIDLNVDPDELVDRIDDYIRELEGTMMPLGLYVFGRDWNESQVTTMVRSMATVPRITVSNTTFISVIQALSGVNRTVDMIIKDFYGGRSLQTVISELQLSLGRNLTATEITALNLTLNDVLNIKGSGARERQMLLRALGGGYIPPTAGGDPIRNPSAVPTGGNLYGEDPSLLPTQAAWIRGSKLADEALRSYNATPEQLGVVIWATETQNDKGATVAFILRLMGLEPIYGYGGSVMGVRATPLAQLNRSRVDVLMTTSGIFRETFPLLGVLLDRASRVALAASFNTLMAAINQETTDNRTKLLAALNASVSSIQKAGLFIPGSDPLDKNPIARHWLSDVKALIKLGMKPEDAGIAAISRLFGPSLGNYGTRLPEAVQQDWTWDERLDLGKLYIDSMKYALSEDGWGVDLEEVLTMRLRDVEGVYHSRSTNLYGVLDVDHNFEFLGGFRLAVEAAGGRIPGMYIINQVNPSASRIETLGQFLYREMQSRYYNPRWIQGMMQSGYAGAREISNNFVANLWGWNVMSPETVSEWMWKETVDVYLKDRYGIGVREWLSRGKNSYALISMTGTMLTAIHRGYWNADDATRRLIATTWAEAIAENGVACCDCSCGNIAMMEWAMQYLNPDLLARVKEKLYAATKSSAFAPSGGSNPDVPSTPNPGEPGTGSTSAGRTPSSDRATGRPSDAGTSGSEVTSASQESPGTDAGKAYEVSRATAAQGSSTGMPVYAIIGVIALVALVGVGYFLGTGRN
- a CDS encoding DUF1802 family protein, whose translation is MEMTKCLNEWNPVVEALGEGIQTLLIRKYRTSAERFLLYPTRSYAMNDDFLGAFKAEYHDFVSERKLPEMRDDVAEVRYLAEVVDVMERPSNRLGRFSDYHIWSPEHVRSYLGSRGYVWILRVFRLREPVFTARTRGMVYANTLKPVDISLAEPVIGDDEFSSILEELRG